CTTTTGAATGCTGCCAGCATTTTTTTTCCTCCATCATGGGTAATGAAGACATTCTCAAATTGCGTGGATTTTTTGAAGATAGACGTCTCACTTGGAATGCTCTTTACAAAGCTTGGGATTCTGCCTTCTCTGATAGGATTCCTTCTGCTGACGAAAGTACCCTGACAAAGATTCTGAGTGATCGAGCCGCGAAGGAAGCACGGGCTCTTGAATATTTTGATGGAAGTAACTGTTTACCCCTCTATCACGAACTTGAAAACAGAAGCTTCCGAGAAATATTACCGTACATTCGGACTCATTACAGACTGAATCTTGAGCGGTTGTTTGAAAAATATGAATACAACCCAGAATTCGTAGAAACTCTCTTTTCCCTATGCGAAATGCGAATGAAAAAGCTGGAGAAGAAAAGATCCGTTACCCCTTCTCAAATAGAAATTTTACATCAGGTATTGCAGGAGGATATTTTTGCAAGGGTCGACTCTTGGGCTGCGCTCATTGAATATGTCACCCTATTAGTTCCCAAGGATGCAAGTGAAAACAGTGCCAGAAATATACACGATACAGACAATCTTTACGATGTATTGATGGCTTTGCAGATTCTCAGATACGAAGGAAGAAAGAAATATCCGATCTCTCAAATTACAACCTGCTCCTTATGTTGGCGCGTGGCAGATACTTCCAACGCAAAAAAGAAGGATAAAGCACACTGCCATGTCCATCACTATGAGAAGACTGCTGAGAGGCCAGCAAGAAAAAAGGCATATGAGCGAGCCTTGGCGGTTAATAGAAAACTTCGCTATGCCCATTCTTCACGAAGCCGTTTGTTGGCTGCCTTGACCAAATTTTTCCCGTATGATGAAAAAATCATTCAGATTGGCTTGGATCTCTGGAGTTGGTGGGAGTACGAACCGCCACAAAGCGTTTGCCCCAGCTGCGGGGACCAAGTTTTTACTGATGACTTCTGGGAGGCATTGCCTCATGTGGCCAGGTTTCTGCGGCAGCAGGGATGCCCACTTGAGTCTCTTAAGGCTATAATTGAGGCCATGATGCCCTTAGATTCTAGCGCTGATGGTCAAACCGCAGACGCCTATGATCGATGGATTACAGCATGGACTAACGACATCCGTTATTTTCTTCCGGTGATGGCCCACGCGGAGGCATGGCTGGCAATCTATGAGGAATTGTATCCGTCCCTCCCTGTAGATCGGTAACCGGGAAATTTTTCCAGTCTCATTTCACTTTGAGTTTTTTGTACACGGTGATCCATGGAGGTCACCGTGTTTTTTTATACCCACGAAGTTTCTTTACCGATGAAGATCCCCGAAGGGCGCACTTATGCAAACACGCTTCGCGGTTTGCGTGCGCGGGGGCTGCGCCCCTCGACCCCGCGATGCAAAACGCACAAGGGCTGCCGGGGGTAGGCTGTGGCGATTTATCATCTTCACATGCAGACCATCAGCCGCGCAGACGGCAGAAGCGCGGTAGCTGCCGCTGCTTACAGGGCTGCTTCTCGTCTGACGGCTGCCGATGGTCGTGTGTTCGATTTTCGGCGCAAGCAAGGGGTGGTGGCGCGACAGGTTTTTGTGCCTGAAGGTTGCCCCTCCATCAGCAGACAAGACTTGTGGCTGTTGGCGGAGAACACTGAAAAACGCAAAAACTCCACCCTGGCTCGCGAAATGGATATGGCCATTCCTGTGGAGTTGAACAAGGAGGAGCGGTTCAAGCTTACGGTCAAATTTTGCCGCTGGCTTGCTCAGGAATATCAGGTGGCAGTGGATTGCTGCATGCACAGAAAGGACAAAAATGACCCGCAAGAAAATCCTCACCTGCACGTCATGTTCACGACTCGCTGCTATTCGCAGGACGGGACGCTGGGCGCAAAAACCCGAGAGCTCGACGACCTGAAAACGCGGACGACTCATCTTCTGCGCCTTCGTGAAAAATGGGCAGATTTCTGCAACGAGTATCTTCAATTTTATGGAGAAACAATCGATCACCGCTCCTTCAAAGACCAAGGAATTGATTTGTTGCCGCAGATACATATGGGGTCTGCGGCAACAACAATGACACGACGTGGTTTGAAAACAGAGCGAGGCATACTCAACCGGGCTATTCAGGGCAATAATTCTAGCATCATACAACTACAAAAGGAGATTGAAAATGTCAGATATTTGGGAAGCGAAAGTAGCAGAGAACGTTCAACGAGAATTGACGAATATGCACCCACGTATAGCAGCTTATTTGAAAAAACTGGTGAAGGAGGAAGCAAACAACGATTGGGGGCAGGCCTTGGCACTGGTGGATATGGTTCACAAGGAATTATTGGAGGTAGAAGCTCAACTACAAAATATGGGCAAGGGAGCAGTTCCGCCATCTCATTCGGTGCAGAATCTGGTGGCACGTCTGGAAGCACTGGAGCAAGACCATGCGCAATTGAAGACGGATGTCCGGCTTCTGCAGCCCTTACAACCAAAACAGAACGGCTAGCGGCCCTGGAGGCCCTGACACAAAGTTGTGTCAGGGCCTCCAGAAAAATTCAAGCGGATATTCATGCTCTGGTTGAGGCAGCAAACTTGCGCTGTCTTGAAAACGGCATTCGCCAGCACCAAGTGCAACTTCTTAAGAAGCGCAGCACTGAGGTCTTGGTGGAATGTGGATCTGTTATCAGGGAAATTCTTCATGCTGTGGATAGGGTCAACGCGCAGGCAATCCATCAGGCGCACTTGATCTCCACACCCCATCCTTCATCGCGCTTAAGTGCCCTTGCTGAAAAAACCGCGAGCATCATTTCGGTCAGCCATAATATTCAACAGGAAATTCTGTCGGCTGTTGATCGCAGCGACATTCAGTATATTCAGGACTACCTGGAGAAAACACGCCTCAAACAACTCAAGGCGTCCTGTCTAAATGTCTGTGTTGAATGCGGCTTCGTAGTCCGTGAAATTTTTGAGGCTACTGACAGGCTGGATGCCCTGTTCTTGGAACAATGGCTTGCCCGGCACAGCGCAACAAAAACTACGGATGAGCAAGGTGCGCACCGGATTCTGCCCTTACACAGCCCCGGCATACTTAGGATGAGCCTGGAGAATCCTGAACCGTCCCAACGGGCAGAGCACAATGGTGTGATTCGGATAAATTTTGATGCGCTGGAACCCTCTGGGCCGGATTACCCGGAGGATGCATCAAGCACCCCTGACAGCGCTGCAACCGATTTTGAGCCGACGTAGCGACGCAACCAACAAATACACAGGAGATACCTATGGATAAAGACAATCAGACAGCTCCCAACAGTCCTGCGCCCTCCGGAGCGCTTCGTAAAACTCTTGCGGAAAAAATGCTCAGCCTGCAACACCAAAAGCAGAAGCTGGCTCAAAAGGCAGCCGCACTGAACAAAGAGGCCCGCAAGGAGCGTACCGGGCAACTTATTGCCTGGGGCATTATGGTTGAAAGTAGGTACCGAAACGCCGTCCCTGAACACAGAGAACGCCTTATCTCTGCCGCTCGAGAATTTCTTAAGGACAGGAACCTGAGCCGCGCTCTTGCAGGCTTTGGCCGACTGGATGATGAAATGGCAACTATGGAAAAAAATTATCAAAATGATAATACTGACAAATAACTACAGTCAGGATTTATTTACAAATGGCACAGCAACGATTTGTGCAGTATTCAAATTCTCATTTGTTCCAAACGTTGCCCCGCGCAGCATATGTATTCTGATCCAGTTATTTACCGGGTAGATGTACGTCTGCCCCTCAATAATCCATCGCAGCATTTTTGCCGTGTAGGGATGACCAGTACCTATCCTGCTTTCAACGCGGCAAAATACTGGAGTTCGGCTTATGGGATTGGACAAAAACAGGGGAGCCGCCATCAGTGCACCCAACAAAGCAACATTAATGAATATAGCCAATGACAGCCAGGGAATCAGGAGCCGTAAGGAATAAAGGCCTGTTTTGCAGACATGCACAATGATGCCGAGTAAAGAGAGCAATAGAGCCAATGGCGGCACAATAAGCCCCCGCATGGCTTCTTTGCCCAATGCCTCGTGCTTGCCGCCACTGTCAAATTCAGCACTGGCAGCAAGAAGAGCCTTCTTTTGTTCTGTAACCAAATGCTCATACCAGGGGATATATGTTTGTCGCTCAAAATCTCTTGCGCTCATCCCGTTTTTTAAGACGGCGCTTTCAGGCGCTTGTAAGGCTTCTCTCCACTGTCGCTGCACAACGGGGTGCTGAAGAAATGTCTCGAAATCGTTAAAGCCTTCCAAAGGAAGCTGAGCCATGCGCGGGTTAGCCTTGTTTACGGCCGCTGTTAGTTGCTTTTTCGCTTCCTTTTGAAAAGCTTGTATAAAGGTTGCTTTATCTGAGGGATTCCAGTCGTAAGGAACGGGGATGCCTTTTTCCCGTATAGAGTAGCCGACATCGTGATGCTTCCACTGTGGTATTTTGGCAGGCGTCGTTTTGCGCTGATTGAGTTCATCGACGAAGTCCTGCCAGGCTTTTTCAGCTTCGTCCGGGATAGCGCGATAGGGAATTATCACCTCATGGACATATTTCTTATATACTTCTCCCCAAGACTTCAGGGAACTTCCAAACGCGCCTGAAAATAGCTGGTCAGGTGCCCCCATGAGCTGCGTTACACTTTGTCGCACAAGGCTATCCAGGTTGCGCAGAATAATGGCATCACCATTGGGCAGATGAGCCACAAATGGACTGAAAAGCGCGACGAAAGCTTTACCTGCTGGTGAAGCCAGAATTTCGGGGCTGATGTCTATCCCCTGCAATTCCACCTCCCCTCTGCGCAATTGGTGCGAGGCTAGGGAAACCAGCGTGGCCACCCGTCGCTCGTAGGGGCTGGAATGCTGCACCAGAGTATCGATCAGCAGTTTCTCAGCATGAAATACACAAGCAATCACAGGAAGAGCAATAAGTGTACTCATTTCAATGTATTTTTTCCAACTGGCCTTGCGGTGGTGCAGCCAGGGAAGCACAAATGTGCCGCAAAGAGCCAGGGCCACAGCCAGACCGGAAATGATCCGCCCCCAAAACTCCACTTTTTCGATGGCGTGACTGTCCGCCTGTCCGCCTGCCACATCAAGCAGACGGGCATTGAAAGCGCATTCCAGCAGAAGATAGGCCAGCGTGATGCCTACCAGGGCAATGAGATAGGGAGGTTTACGCTCCGAATTTGCCGCTTGTGACTGAACAGCCTGTTCCTGCGTCATAATTGCTTTCCACTTGATGGTAGTATGAATGCTGGAGAATTGCTAAGAGCAGGCTCCAAGCCGGGAGAACATTACAACTAGGGATCGAGAATGAGCACAGGCTTTATCTGTGGTGAGAGTGCTTTCTGCCCGGCTACGCCCTCAGGCTCTCCCATGCGTACTGTGGCAGTAGGGTCGAGAGGTGGCGGCAGCGAGATTTGCGGCGTGGAAGCAACTGGTGCTTTTGCTGATACGGAAGTTGCTTTTTCATGATTCGTTGGACGCTGCTTACGATTAACTGGTTTGCTTTCAGCCATGGTGACGATTTTCGGACCGTGCAAGCCATTATCCAGCCACCAGACCCGGACCGAGTTGGGAGAATCCATCGCTTGCATGACCTGGGCAGGTTTTTGGGCAACATCAATAATAAAAGGTTTGTCGGGGGCACCTTGTAACTTGTAGCCTGCCATGCCTGAATCCAGGGTGGGCAACATCAGAAGCATATTTTGTACCGTGCCGTCAGCACGGATGCAGGCAAGAATGGCATAGTCAGTGCCACGATCAGTGAACTGCTCCACAACGCGTACATGAGTATATTCTTCTCCCAGGTGCAATATCCAGTTGGACGCGGAAACCACCACATATTCGCCAGAAAAGCGCAGCCTTACCAGGGCACGCCGTTTTTCAGCTCCACTTAGATCTGCCATATGTTCTTGGGCAAGACTGCCAAAAGCCGCATCAAAATCACGCCCTATTCTCTGCGCTGTGCACGCGGATAAAAACAGACAAAAAACAAGAAAACTGGGTACAGACAAAGAACAACGGCGCATCATGGAGCAACCTTTTACTGGATTTCGGGTAT
The sequence above is a segment of the Desulfovibrio sp. genome. Coding sequences within it:
- a CDS encoding MobA/MobL family protein → MQTISRADGRSAVAAAAYRAASRLTAADGRVFDFRRKQGVVARQVFVPEGCPSISRQDLWLLAENTEKRKNSTLAREMDMAIPVELNKEERFKLTVKFCRWLAQEYQVAVDCCMHRKDKNDPQENPHLHVMFTTRCYSQDGTLGAKTRELDDLKTRTTHLLRLREKWADFCNEYLQFYGETIDHRSFKDQGIDLLPQIHMGSAATTMTRRGLKTERGILNRAIQGNNSSIIQLQKEIENVRYLGSESSRERSTRIDEYAPTYSSLFEKTGEGGSKQRLGAGLGTGGYGSQGIIGGRSSTTKYGQGSSSAISFGAESGGTSGSTGARPCAIEDGCPASAALTTKTERLAALEALTQSCVRASRKIQADIHALVEAANLRCLENGIRQHQVQLLKKRSTEVLVECGSVIREILHAVDRVNAQAIHQAHLISTPHPSSRLSALAEKTASIISVSHNIQQEILSAVDRSDIQYIQDYLEKTRLKQLKASCLNVCVECGFVVREIFEATDRLDALFLEQWLARHSATKTTDEQGAHRILPLHSPGILRMSLENPEPSQRAEHNGVIRINFDALEPSGPDYPEDASSTPDSAATDFEPT